From the Cyanobium sp. M30B3 genome, the window TCCCGGGCTGCCCGGATTCCGGGACGGTGGTCGAGCAGATCGTCGGCGTTCACGCCGTCCAGCACCTGGACGGCGCCCGCCTCGTGGGCAATCGGCGCCAGCAGCTGGTGCAGTTCCCGCTTGCAGGCGTAGCAGCGGTCGCTGGGATTGCTGGCGTAGGCGGGGTCGGCGAGCTCGGCCGTGGGGATCTCCCGGTGGACCATCCCCAGCCAGCGCGCCTGCTCGGCCGCCTCCCGGCGCAGGTGGGGAGCCAGGGCGGGCGACACCCCGGTGATCGCCACCGCCGCCGGCCCCAGCTGTTCCGCGGCGATGGCGGCCACCAGGGCGCTGTCCACGCCCCCGGAATAGGCCACCACCACCCGTTCCAGCGCGGCCAGCTCAGCGCGCAGGGCGGCCAGGGCCTCCTCCAGGGGCGGGGGAAGCGGCTCCAGCAGGGACAACACCATCAACCTGGGCCAGGCCCGTGGGCAGACCGGATCCTGGCAAACTCCGCCGCAGGCTGACGCCCAGCTGAACCCCGATAGCATCGGCGCACGCACCTGCCCGCCATGAGCCCCAGCAGCACCCAGACGCCGCAGCGGGGCACCGGCCGGGGCATCGGCATCCGCACCGCCGCCGGCAGCGATGAGCGGGCCCACGGGCAGCTGCACGTGTACGACGGCGACGGCAAAGGCAAGAGCCAGGCCGCTCTCGGGGTGGTGCTGCGCACGATCGGCCTGGGCATCTGCGAGCAGAAACGCACCCGCGTGCTGCTGCTGCGCTTCCTCAAAGGCCCCGGCCGGGCCTACGACGAGGACGCCGCCATCGAGGCGCTGCAGCAGGGCTTTCCGCACCTGATCGACCAGGTGCGCACCGGCCGCGGTGACTTCTTCACCGCCGAGGAGGCCACCCAGTTCGATCGCCAGGAGGCCCAGCGAGGCTGGGACATCGCCAAGGGCGCCATCGCCTCCGACCTCTATTCCGTGGTGGTGCTCGACGAGCTCAACCCCGTGCTCGATCTGGGCCTGCTCGACGCCGAGGAGGTGTGCCGCACCCTGGCCGCCAAGCCGGCCGGCATGGAGGTGATCTGCACGGGCCGGGGCGCGCCGCGGCAGCTGGTGCAGCTGGCCGACCTGCATTCCGAGATGCGCGCCCACCGCCGCCATGGCCAGGGGGCCGAGGAGGCGATTCCCCTCGGCCTCGACGGCATCGAGATCTACACAGGCGAAGGCAAGGGCAAGAGCACCAGTGCCCTGGGCAAGGCCCTGCAGGCGATCGGCCGGGGCATCAGCCAGGACAAGAGCCACCGGGTGCTGATCCTGCAGTGGCTCAAGGGGGGCAGCGGCTACACCGAGGACGCCGCCATTGCCGCCCTGCGCGAGAGCTACCCCCACCTGGTGGACCACCTGCGCTCGGGCCGCGACGCGATCGTGTGGCGCGGCCAGCAGCAGCCGATCGACTACGTGGAGGCTGAACGGGCCTGGGAGATCGCCCGAGCAGCGATCTCCAGCGGTCTCTACAAAACCGTGATCCTCGATGAGATCAACCCCACCGTGGATCTGGAACTCCTGCCGGTGGAACCGATCGTGCAGACCCTGCTGCGCAAGCCCGCTGAAACCGAGGTGATCCTCACCGGCCGCTGCAAGAACCGCCCCGCCTACTTCGACCTGGCGTCGGTGCACTCAGAGATGGTGTGCCACAAGCACTACGCCGAACGCGGCATTGATCTCAAGCGCGGGGTGGATTACTGAAGCGGAGTGCACGACTGAATCAGTAGCGCGGCACCTCGGGATCGACGTGCTGGCTCCAGGCGTCGATGCCGCCGCTCACGTTCACGCCCTCGATGCCGTGCCGGCCCAGGGCGATCAGGGCCTTGGCGCTGCGGCCGCCGAGCTTGCAGTGCACATAGAGCTGCTTGCCAGCGGCCAGCTGGCGCAGATCGTCGATCGCCTCGCCGCTCTCGATCCGGTCGAGCGGCACCAGCACCGAGCCGGGGATCACGGCGATATCGGCCTCCTGGGGATTGCGCACATCCAGCAGCAGGATGTCCTCGATCTGGCCATCGATCACGGTCTTGAGCTCGGCCACGGTGATGCTGGGCACAGCGCCCGCCTCCTCCTGGCCCGGGGCGGTGCCGCCCACGCCGCAGAACTCCTGGTAGTCGATCAGAGAGTCGATCACCGGCCGCTCAGGGCTGGGCCGCAGCTTGAGCTCGCGGAACTTCATGCCCAGGGCATCAAACAGCAGCAGCCGGCCGCTGAGGGTGGTGCCGATGCCGGTGATGATCTTCACGGCCTCGGTGGCCTGAATCACGCCGATGATCCCGGGCAGCACCCCCACCACGCCGCCCTCGGCGCAGGAGGGCACCATGCCCGGCGGCGGCGGTTCGGGGAACAGGTCGCGGTAGTTGGGGCTCTCGGCATCGAGGTTGAACACCGTGGCCTGGCCCTCGAAGCGGAAGATCGAGCCGTACACGTTGGGCTTGCCCAGCAGCACGCAGGCGTCGTTCACCAGGTAGCGGGTGGGGAAGTTGTCGGTGCCGTCGCAGACGATGTCATAGGGCTCGATGATCGCCAGGGCGTTCTCGCTGCTGAGGGCCGTCTCATAGAGATCCACCTGGCAGTGGGGGTTGATCTCCAGGATCCGCGCCTTGGCCGATTCGATCTTCGGCTTGCCCACCCAACTGGTGCCGTGGATCACCTGGCGCTGCAGGTTGGAGTGGTCCACCACGTCGAAATCGACGATGCCGATGCGGCCCACCCCGGCCGCGGCCAGATAGAGCAGCAGCGGCGAACCCAGGCCGCCCGTGCCCACGCACAGCACCGAGGCGGCCTTGAGCCGCTTCTGTCCGTCCATGCCCACTTCCGGCAGGATCAGGTGGCGCGAGAAGCGGGCCACCTCATCGGGGCTGAGCTGAACGCCGCTGATATCGGGAGGAAGCAAGGCCGGCTGGCGCGATCAATCCACCATTCTCCATGGCAGCGGCCGGGGATGGCGATCCCCGTCCCCCAGCCACCAGGCCCGCAGGTCCCCCTCCTGCCCCTGAATCACCATCAGGGCCGGAGGCAGGCAGAGGCGGCAATCGGTGCCGGAGGGCACCGCCGCACTGGTGGGATGGCTGTGGGCCACCCCGAGCACCTGCCAGCCCCGCTGCCGGGCCCAGCGCTGGGCCACCAGCTGCTCGCGGGGATCGATGGCGAAACGCTCACAGCGCTCCTGCCGCTGGGGCCACACGTTGCGGCAGGGCCACAGCCTCTGGATGTGCCACAGGCTGCTGCCGGCCTCCCCCAGCAGCAGGGCACACCCCTCCTCGGGATGGGCAGCGGCCAGGAGCCGACCGAGAACGATCAGCACCCCACCATCTGCCGCCAGGCCGGTTGGCGCGAAGCTGGTCACACCGATACCTTATGGAGCATTGTCGCGGCTTTGCTGCCCAGGTTCATGACCGAGACCCCCGTCACCAGCCAGGATCAGGACGCCGTTGACCAGACCACCCAGGCGGTCGGTGACACCGCTGCCGAGGGTGACGCCGCCGGCGTGAACTTCACCGAGCGCTACAGCGAGATCCTGGGCAAGGTGAACCAGACCCTTGACAAGGTGGACTGGAGCCAGATGGGCCGCATCGGCAAGTCGGTGGGCATTCTGCTGGCCGTGATCATTGCCCAGGTGCTGATCAAGGGGGTACTGGACACCATCAATCTGCTGCCGATCGTGCCCGGCCTGCTGGAGCTGCTCGGCCTGGTGGTGGTGGGTCAGTGGAGCTGGAAAAACCTCACCACCAGCGAAAAGCGCAATGCCGTGGTGGCCAAGCTGCAGCACCTGCGCCAGGAATACCTGGGCTGACCCCCCCATGGGACCCACGCTTGCGGCTGCATCAACCCAGCTGTGCAGAGCCGTCCAGCCCTGCAAGGCCACACAGCTCTGCCAAGCCGCCCTCAACGGGGCGGCGTCATCCGCAGAACAGAGCTGATGCACTGCTGGGCCCGGCGCCAGTAGCCGCCGCCAAACAGGTTGGCATGGTTCAGCAGGTGATACAGGTTGTAGATGGGCCTGCGCTCCCGGTACCCCTGCGGCAGGGGCCACTGGGCTTCATAGCCGGCAAAGAACGCGGGGGGAAAGCCCCCGAACAGCTCCGCCATGGCCAGATCCACTTCCCGGTCTGCCCAGTGGCAAGAGGGATCGAAGAGGGCGCCATCACCGCCGCGCAGCAGGGCGGCATTGCCGCTCCAGAGATCACCGTGCACCAGCACCGGCATCGGGCCATGGCCGTTCAGCCATTCGGGCAGCAGCGCCAGCAACCGCTCGGCCCCCGTGAGCGCCTGCCCTGCCGCCGCCGCCCAGGCCAGCTGGGGCTCCAGCCGCTCTGAGCGGAAAAACTCCGCCCAGTCCGGGGTCCAGCCGTTGCGCTGGGGCGCGAGGCCGATGAAGTTGTCGTGGTCCAGGCCATAGCCGCGGCCGCCGTTGCCCCCGGCGCTGGCCCGGTGCAGGCGGGCCAGGCTCTCGCCCAGCTGCCGCCAGCCGGCGCCGGCCCCACTGCCGTGCGCCAGATCGAGCCAGGAGAGCAGCAGCAGGGCCTGACCCTCCAGCGTGGTGAGGGCCAGGGGCTGGGGCAGCCGCAAGGGCGGCTCGGCCCAGGCCGCCAGCACCCGCAGGCCCTCCACCTCCGCCTGCAGCAGCGGTAAGCGCTCGGCGCTGTTGGTCTTGGCGAACAGCTGGCGGCCGCTGGCCAGCCGCAGACACCAGCTGCTGTGGATGCACCCCCCACCCACGGGAGCCACGCCCAGCAGCGTCTCATCCAGTTCGCTCGCCAGCCAGGCAGCAAGGGCAGGGGTGGAAACGGCAGCCACGGGCGGCGCGGTGCGGGGAGCCAGCTGCCAGCATGCCGCCATGGAGCGCAACCAGCCGGTGGTGGTGGTGGGGGCCGGCATCGCCGGACTCACGGCTGCAGCCCTGCTCGCCAAAGCCGGCCTGGAGGTGCTGCTGCTGGAGGCCCACCACCAGAGCGGTGGCTGTGCCGGCACCTTCCGCCGCGGGCCTTACACCTTCGACGTGGGGGCCACCCAGGTGGCGGGCCTGGAGCCCGGCGGCAGCCACGCCCGCCTGTTTGCCCACCTGGGCATCCCCCTGCCGGCCGCCGCCCCCCTCGATCCGGGTTGCGCGGTGGATCTGGGCGATGGCTCGCCAGCCGTGCGGCTGTGGCGCGACCCCCAGCGCTGGCGCCAGGAGCGACAGCGGCAGTTCCCCGGCAGCGAGCGGTTCTGGCAGCTCTGCAGCTGGCTGCACCAGGCCAACTGGCGCTTTGCCGCCCGGGATCCGGTGCTGCCGCCCCGCAGCGGCTGGGACCTGGCCCGGCTGCTGGGGGCCCTGGGCCCCGCCAATCTGCTCAGTGCGCCGCTGGCCGCGGCCACGGTGGCCGATCTGCAGCGCCTCTGCGGCTGCGGCAACGACCAACGGCTGCGGCGCTTCCTCGATCTGCAGCTGCGGCTCTACTCCCAGGAGCCTGCCGATCGCACCGCCGCTCTCTACGGCGCCACCGTGCTGGCCATGGCCCAGGAACCCCTGGGCCTGTGGCACCTGGAGGGCTCGATGCAGGTGCTCAGCGCCGCGCTGGAGCAGGGCCTGCGGGCAGCGGGGGGGCAGCTGCGCCTGCGCCATCGGGTGAGCGCGCTGCGCCGCCAGGCCAATGGCGGCTGGCTGGTGGAGGGCGAGCGGGACGGCGGCCGCGCCCCGTTCCGCCTGGAGGCCAGCGAGCTGGTGCTGGCCGTGCCGCCCCAGCTGCTGCCGGAGCTGCTCGGGGAGGCCCTGCCAGCTCCCTACCGCCAGCGTCTGGCTGCACTGCCCGACCCCTCCGGGGCCCTGGTGTTCTACGGGGCCCTGGAGCGCAGCCACCTGCCGGCCGCCACCCCCGGCCACCTGCAGTTCGCCTGGGACGACCCCGGCTCCCTGTTCGTCTCGGTGAGCCGGGAGGGGGATGGCCGCGCCCCGGCAGGCCAGGCCACCGTGATCGCCAGCGTGTTCACGGCCGCCCGCCCCTGGTTCAGCGGCGATCGCCAGGGCTACGAGGCCGCCAAGCAGCAGGCCATGGCGGGAATTCGCCGCGGCCTGGAGCGGGGCCTGGGGCTGGATCCCGGTGCCTGGTTGCACCAGGAACTGGCCACACCGCGGGGCTTTGCCCGCTGGACTGGCCGCCCCTTCGGCTTTGTGGGCGGGCTGGGCCAGCGGCCCCGGCTGTTCGGCCCCTTCGGCCTGGCCAGCCGCACCCCCATCCCCGGGCTCTGGCTCTGCGGCGATGCGATCTACCCCGGCGAGGGCACCGCCGGGGTCAGCCTGTCGGCCCTGATGTGCTGCCGCCAGCTGCTGGCGCGGCGGGGGCAGGTGCTGGAGCTGGCCTGAGCTCCCCCGCAGGCGCGAGAAACTGGGGACGGAGCTGCTGGCTCTCCGCCAGCAGGGCCTGCAGGGCACGCCAATCGCCCTGCTCCAGCTGGCACTCCAGGGCCTCCAGGCTGCGGCGGTAGCCGGCCAGGGCCTGGCGCAGGGCCGCCCGGTTGCAGCGGGCCATCAACGTGCCCAGCTCCGGGTTGCCCCCACCCACCCGACTGGTGTCGGCAAAGCCACTGGAGGCCAGCTGCCGCACCAGGGCGGGCAGCTGGCCCTCGGGATCGGCGGCCGCCTGCCCGTGGGCGGTGTGGATCAGGGCGGCACTCACCAGCACCGGCAGGTGGGAGATCAGGGCCACGGCACGGTCGTGCTCAGCGGCGCCGCAGCACAGCCACTGGGCGCCCACGGCCGCGGCCAGCGCCTCCACCCGCCGCAGGGCGGCGGGGTCGGTGGCGGCCGTAGGGGTGGCCACCCAGGGCCGCCCCTGGAAGAGCTGGGGCACGCCGGCCTCCACCCCGGCCAGGGCCGTGCCGGCCATCGGATGGCTGGCCACGAAGCGGGGATGCAGGGCCTGCCAGCGCTCCAGCACCGGCAGCTTCACCGAGCCCACATCGGTGACCACCGCCTGGGCGGGCAGGGCTGCCACCAGGGCCGCATCCGGCTCCAGCAGGCGATCCAGGGGCAGCGCCAGCACCACCAGGCGGCAGTCGGCCAGCAGCTGGGGATCGGTGGACACCTGCTGGGCCAGTCCCCGGGCCCGGGCCCGCTCGACAGTGGCCTGGCGATGCACCACCCCCCGCACCTCCACACCGAGGCGCTGCAGGTCGAGCCCAAGGGAGCCCCCGATCAGCCCCAGGCCCACGATCCCCACCGGACCGCCCAGGCAAGCGGAAGCATCGGAAGAGGGCGGATCCATTGGCTTGGTGGCGGATCCGGCGGAAGGGGATGTCATCGCTGCTGCAGTGCGATCCGGCCAGCTTCCTACGATTCGAGCCCATCGGCTGACAGCGGATGCTCGAAGCCCGAGCCCACCACCAGCTCAAGGCACTGCTGCGGCAGGAGGGGGGCGAGCGCTGGCCCCACCACCTCAGCCTCAGCCGGCTGGTGGCCCGCAGCCTGCACCGCGGCGACCAGACCCTGGTGCGGCTGGTGCCCGGCAGTGATCCCAGCTGGCTGATCAGCCTGCTGGTGCCCCTGGCCCTGAGCGAGGCCCCGCTGGCCCTGGTGGTGAGCGACCCCCTGCGCCAGCGGCTGCTGCAGGTGGAGCTCCCCCGCCTGCAGGCCGCCGGCCATGGCCTGGCCCTGCCTTGCCTCGAGGGGGACGAGCCCGGTCGCGCCAGGGTGTGGCTGCTGAATCACCGCCAGCTGCTGAAGGCCTGGCAGCAGGGACTGCTCGACTCCAGGCAGGTGGTGATCCCGGAGGCGGAACTGCTGGATCCCCTGCTCAGAGAGGCCCTGGAGATCCGCCTGGCCCCCGAACACTGGGACCAGCTGCGCCGGGCCCATCCCCAGGCGGAATCCAGCCTGCTGGACCTGCACAGCCGGTTGAACAGGCTGGTGCTGGGCCATCCCCGCACCGCCGATGGGCTGGTGCCCCTGGCGGCCGATGCCGAAGCTCCCCTGCGCCAGCTGCTGGCCCTGCTGGGCGATCTGCCCGACCCCTGGAGCCGCTGGTTGCGCCACGGGGACGCCAGCTGGACCAGCTGGGCCCGCCGCGATCCCCAGTTGCTGCAGTGGAGCCTGCACCGCCAACCCCTCGACCCACTGGCGGCGGTGCCGGGTCTGCTGCTGCAGCGCGGCGCCGTGCTGGTGGGGCAGCTGGGGGCGGAGTGGAGTCCGCGCGGGCTGCTGGGACGCGAGGCCGACGTGGTCGTGGACCTGGGCGACCCACCCCTGGCCGACCCCCTGCCCCTCTACGCGCCCCTGCGCCAGCCTCTGCCGAACAGCCCCTGCTACGGCGAGCATCTGCTGGAGCAGAGCCGGCGGCTGGTGCTGGGTCAGGCGGGGCTCAGCGTGGTGCTGGTCGACGACGATGCCCTGCGGCTGGCCCTCGCCAGTGGCCTGGCCGCTGAATTCGGCAGCCGGGTGGTGCAGGAACACACCGCCCCCGAGAGCAACGGGGTGGTGTGCTGCCGCTGGAACTGGTGGCTCGCCCACCAGAACCGACTGCCCCTGCCCGACCAGCTGATCGTGGCCCTGCTGCCGATCGCCAGCCTGGAGGATCCGCTCACGGCGGCCCAGGTGCAGCATCTGCGCCTGCAGGGGCGCGACTGGTTCCGGGAACGGCTGCTGCCCGATGGCATCACCCGGCTGCAGCTGGCGGTGGCGGGGCTGCGGCGACGCGGCGGCAGGCTGGCCATCCTCGACGGCAGGCTGCGCGGCCGCAGCTGGGGGCAGGCGGTGCTGGCCGCCCTGGAGCCCTGGCTCAACCTCACGCGTCTGCTGCCCCACTGAACCCAGCCCCCCAGGGGATGGGCCCTGGCTGACTAGCCTCCAGGCGACCGTCCACCTGAGCCACAACCGATGGGGGAAGCCAAGCGCCGCCAGATCCAGGGCCTGCCGCCGCGGCAGGCAAAAGCGGGCCAGTCCGGTGCCGACACCAGCCCCCGGATCACCTCCTGGCTTCCCCTCAACCGCGATCAGGCCAACCGGTTCGTGACCATCACCACCAAAGGAGCCTGGATCGGTATCGCCGCCCTGGTGATCTTCTGGCTCACGGTGCGCTTCATCGGCCCGGCCGCCGGCTGGTGGACCCTGGCCGACGGCTGAGCGGTAAGCATTCGTACCCACGCAAACCTGAAGAAAACCTTATGCTTGTCTGATCGCATGGGACTTGAGCCATGTTCTTCCGGCTGGCAGAGCAATACCGCGCCGTGGTCCTCGACCTGGTGCTCAGCCTGCAGGCCCTGGCCCGCAGCCTGCAGGACCGGGGACTGGCCGCCACCTGCTACACCTGCGGTGATGGACGCAACGGTCAGGGTGCATCCTTCGTCGCCAACCTGGGCGAGAACCACATGGTGCGCTTTCTGGTGTCGGATTTCGGCATCAGCTGGGTTGAATCCCGCGACGGCCACGAGCTGGTGAAGCTGGAAGGCGCCGAGGCCATCCAGGAACTGCAGCGGGTGGCCGAAATGCTGCAACAGCCAGCTCCCGTCGAGCCAGCTACCAAGTCAGCCACAGGCTCACCGTCCAAGCGCTGAGCTGATCACGCTGGTGCCAGGGGCAGTTGCCCCTGGCGTCGCTACGGCCGACGTTCGCGGGCCAACGTCAGTTCACTGCGGCCGCAGGCTCAGCCACCGCAGCCTTGGCCGCCGCCGCCAGGGGCTTCATCGAGTTGGCCGTGACCTCCGAGCCCTCCGTGAGCTTCTGGCGGGTACGTTGCTCGATCACCAGGGCCTGGTCGGGGTTCTGCTCCAGCCAGGTGATGGTGTTGTCACGGCCCTGGCCGATGTTGTCGCCCTCGTAGCTGTACCAGGCCCCCTTGCGGGTCACCACCCCGGTTTCCTCGGCCAGGTCGAGCAGACAGCCCAGGGTGCTGATGCCCCGCCCGAACAGGATGTCGAATTCCGCGATCCGGAAAGGCGGCGCCACCTTGTTCTTGGCCACCTTCACCTTGGCCCGGATGCCGTACTCCTCCGTGCCGCGCTTGAGGGTCTGGATACGGCGAATATCCAGTCGCACCGATGCGTAGAACTTGAGGGCATTGCCGCCGGTGGTGGTTTCGGGGTTGCCGTAGGTCACACCGATCTTCTGGCGCAGCTGGTTCAGGAAGATCACGGTGCAGCCTGACTTGCCGATGTTCCCTGTGATCTTGCGCATCGCCTGACTCATCAGGCGGGCCTGGCTGCCCACCGCCAGATCGCCCATCTCCCCCTCGATCTCAGCCCGCGGCGTGAGGGCGGCCACCGAGTCGACCACCACGATGTCCACGGCGGCGGAGCGCACCAGCTGGTCGACGATCTCCAGGGCCATCTCACCGGTATCGGGCTGGGACACCAGCAGATTCTCGATATCCACCCCCAGGGCCGCCGCGTACACCGGATCGAGGGCATGCTCCGCATCCACGAAGGCAGCCACCCCACCGCGCCGTTGCACCTCGGCGATGGCGTGGAGGGTGAGGGTGGTTTTACCGGAGCTCTCCGGCCCGTACACCTCCACCACCCTGCCCCGCGGATAGCCGCCCCCCAGGGCCAGATCGAGGGTGAGGGCTCCGGTGGAGATGGTCTCCACCCGCATGCGGGAGGCATCGCCGAGGCGCATGATCGAGCCCTTGCCGAAGTTGCGCTCGATCTGGTTCAGCACCAGACCAAGGGCCTTGTCACGCTCGGCCATGGCCTTGGCGTCAGCGGCGCCCACGGTGTTGGCAGGGGATGGCATGGCGGGGGAAGAAGCCCTGGATGAGGGAGACGTGGATGAGGGAGAGGTGGACGGGGAAGCCGTGGATGGGGAAGAGGTGGCAGGGGTGGACACGGCAGCGGCCTTCGGGTCAGCAGGCATGGAAAAAGTTGCGATGGAACGGGCCGCCCAGCCATCCTGACGGACTCTGGACCCGGCAGACAGGCGCTGCCAGGACAGCACACGCCACCGGAAGAGACAGGGGGCATGACCAGGTCACACCTCCCGACCCCGACCTCCAGAAAGCAAGTGCCACCACCAGAGGGCCGGCGTCTCAACCGCGTTTAGTACAGAAGTACTCTACGGCAATCAGGGCCAGCGTGCCAGGGGGGCAGCAAACGCCTCCGGCTCCAGCCAGTGGATCCCGGGCGGCAGGTCCTGGCCATCAGAGGGGAGGAGATAGCCCCAGCTGGCCAGAAAACAGCGCACATCCGCCAGTCCGGGCTGCCTGCGCACCTGTTCCAGGGTGGGCCGGCGGTCCTCGAGGAACCAGAGGGGGCGGACCTGATCCCGCAGCAGCCGGGCCAGCACCTCCGGCTTGCTTCCCTGTTCATGGCCGTAGATCGCCCAGGGCTCCAGCCCGGCGGACCTCAGGATCTGCCGGGCGAACACCCCACCCTTGGTGGTGAGCACGGCCCAGCTCGCCCCCTCATCGCCAAGCCGGCGCAGGCGCTCCTGCACCCCGGGGTAAAAGTGATGCAGCCCAAGCCAGCGCCGCGGATCGCTGGCGATGGCCTGCTCGCGCACCCGCTCCAGCTGCGCCTGCAGCTGGTCAGCTGTCCAGCCCCGGCGCGCCAGGGCCAGCGGCAGCTGATCGGCATAGGCCTCCAGCCAGGACGGCAGGTGGAAATCGGCCCGGGCCAGCTCAGCCGCCACCAACACCATTTCCCAACCCTTGTGGATCAGGGGCCGCAGGCGCCGGAAGGCCTCAGGCAGGACCTGCGGCAACTGGAGCGTGGCGTCGAGGTCGAGGGCGGCGCGACGGGCCGCAAACCAGTACTCGGCCATGCCGTTCACGAGCACGCCGTCGAAATCGCACACCAGCAGCGGGGCCACGACCATCTCCGTGCAAGCCATCGGCAACGGGGGTTGAGCGTAAGGGCAGTGCCGCCATGAGGGAGGCCCGCACAGACCCTGAGGCCAGAACCGAAGCCATCCCAGCATCCGGCCGGGTCTGGAAAAGTGAGCTCAGAACTGGGCCGCTAGGATTCGAACCTAGGAATGGCGGGACCAAAACCCGCTGCCTTACCGCTTGGCGACGGCCCAAAGAAACGTGCCGGGAGAGCAGCGCCTCCTGGTTCTTGGCAAGCGGTCAGGCCGCTGCCCTGATTAGTTACCCACAGCGGCAGGCCCTTCGTCAACGCCCCTGGGGCCGGCTGCCGCTCCGGCGTTGGGCTCAGGCCGGAAACACCCGCACGCGCTGCTGTTCGCCATGGCCGAACACCGCCGTGCGCAGGCGGTAACGGCCGGCCAGTTCGGCCTGTTGCTGGCGCACG encodes:
- the larE gene encoding ATP-dependent sacrificial sulfur transferase LarE, which translates into the protein MVLSLLEPLPPPLEEALAALRAELAALERVVVAYSGGVDSALVAAIAAEQLGPAAVAITGVSPALAPHLRREAAEQARWLGMVHREIPTAELADPAYASNPSDRCYACKRELHQLLAPIAHEAGAVQVLDGVNADDLLDHRPGIRAAREFGVRSPLADLGIDKAGVRCLSRALGLPWWDKPAQPCLASRVPYGEPITAARLQQVAAAEDLLRQQGWREVRVRSQGLTARIELPAASLVEAFTRWGDDRLRRDVVQGLLALGFTAVALDLEGLVSGKLNREL
- a CDS encoding cob(I)yrinic acid a,c-diamide adenosyltransferase, with protein sequence MSPSSTQTPQRGTGRGIGIRTAAGSDERAHGQLHVYDGDGKGKSQAALGVVLRTIGLGICEQKRTRVLLLRFLKGPGRAYDEDAAIEALQQGFPHLIDQVRTGRGDFFTAEEATQFDRQEAQRGWDIAKGAIASDLYSVVVLDELNPVLDLGLLDAEEVCRTLAAKPAGMEVICTGRGAPRQLVQLADLHSEMRAHRRHGQGAEEAIPLGLDGIEIYTGEGKGKSTSALGKALQAIGRGISQDKSHRVLILQWLKGGSGYTEDAAIAALRESYPHLVDHLRSGRDAIVWRGQQQPIDYVEAERAWEIARAAISSGLYKTVILDEINPTVDLELLPVEPIVQTLLRKPAETEVILTGRCKNRPAYFDLASVHSEMVCHKHYAERGIDLKRGVDY
- the moeB gene encoding molybdopterin-synthase adenylyltransferase MoeB, producing MLPPDISGVQLSPDEVARFSRHLILPEVGMDGQKRLKAASVLCVGTGGLGSPLLLYLAAAGVGRIGIVDFDVVDHSNLQRQVIHGTSWVGKPKIESAKARILEINPHCQVDLYETALSSENALAIIEPYDIVCDGTDNFPTRYLVNDACVLLGKPNVYGSIFRFEGQATVFNLDAESPNYRDLFPEPPPPGMVPSCAEGGVVGVLPGIIGVIQATEAVKIITGIGTTLSGRLLLFDALGMKFRELKLRPSPERPVIDSLIDYQEFCGVGGTAPGQEEAGAVPSITVAELKTVIDGQIEDILLLDVRNPQEADIAVIPGSVLVPLDRIESGEAIDDLRQLAAGKQLYVHCKLGGRSAKALIALGRHGIEGVNVSGGIDAWSQHVDPEVPRY
- a CDS encoding M67 family metallopeptidase, coding for MTSFAPTGLAADGGVLIVLGRLLAAAHPEEGCALLLGEAGSSLWHIQRLWPCRNVWPQRQERCERFAIDPREQLVAQRWARQRGWQVLGVAHSHPTSAAVPSGTDCRLCLPPALMVIQGQEGDLRAWWLGDGDRHPRPLPWRMVD
- a CDS encoding CAAD domain-containing protein; the encoded protein is MTETPVTSQDQDAVDQTTQAVGDTAAEGDAAGVNFTERYSEILGKVNQTLDKVDWSQMGRIGKSVGILLAVIIAQVLIKGVLDTINLLPIVPGLLELLGLVVVGQWSWKNLTTSEKRNAVVAKLQHLRQEYLG
- a CDS encoding fructosamine kinase family protein, which produces MAACWQLAPRTAPPVAAVSTPALAAWLASELDETLLGVAPVGGGCIHSSWCLRLASGRQLFAKTNSAERLPLLQAEVEGLRVLAAWAEPPLRLPQPLALTTLEGQALLLLSWLDLAHGSGAGAGWRQLGESLARLHRASAGGNGGRGYGLDHDNFIGLAPQRNGWTPDWAEFFRSERLEPQLAWAAAAGQALTGAERLLALLPEWLNGHGPMPVLVHGDLWSGNAALLRGGDGALFDPSCHWADREVDLAMAELFGGFPPAFFAGYEAQWPLPQGYRERRPIYNLYHLLNHANLFGGGYWRRAQQCISSVLRMTPPR
- the crtD gene encoding C-3',4' desaturase CrtD, coding for MERNQPVVVVGAGIAGLTAAALLAKAGLEVLLLEAHHQSGGCAGTFRRGPYTFDVGATQVAGLEPGGSHARLFAHLGIPLPAAAPLDPGCAVDLGDGSPAVRLWRDPQRWRQERQRQFPGSERFWQLCSWLHQANWRFAARDPVLPPRSGWDLARLLGALGPANLLSAPLAAATVADLQRLCGCGNDQRLRRFLDLQLRLYSQEPADRTAALYGATVLAMAQEPLGLWHLEGSMQVLSAALEQGLRAAGGQLRLRHRVSALRRQANGGWLVEGERDGGRAPFRLEASELVLAVPPQLLPELLGEALPAPYRQRLAALPDPSGALVFYGALERSHLPAATPGHLQFAWDDPGSLFVSVSREGDGRAPAGQATVIASVFTAARPWFSGDRQGYEAAKQQAMAGIRRGLERGLGLDPGAWLHQELATPRGFARWTGRPFGFVGGLGQRPRLFGPFGLASRTPIPGLWLCGDAIYPGEGTAGVSLSALMCCRQLLARRGQVLELA
- a CDS encoding prephenate/arogenate dehydrogenase, with product MDPPSSDASACLGGPVGIVGLGLIGGSLGLDLQRLGVEVRGVVHRQATVERARARGLAQQVSTDPQLLADCRLVVLALPLDRLLEPDAALVAALPAQAVVTDVGSVKLPVLERWQALHPRFVASHPMAGTALAGVEAGVPQLFQGRPWVATPTAATDPAALRRVEALAAAVGAQWLCCGAAEHDRAVALISHLPVLVSAALIHTAHGQAAADPEGQLPALVRQLASSGFADTSRVGGGNPELGTLMARCNRAALRQALAGYRRSLEALECQLEQGDWRALQALLAESQQLRPQFLAPAGELRPAPAPAPAAPAAGGSTSGPTG
- a CDS encoding helicase, whose product is MLEARAHHQLKALLRQEGGERWPHHLSLSRLVARSLHRGDQTLVRLVPGSDPSWLISLLVPLALSEAPLALVVSDPLRQRLLQVELPRLQAAGHGLALPCLEGDEPGRARVWLLNHRQLLKAWQQGLLDSRQVVIPEAELLDPLLREALEIRLAPEHWDQLRRAHPQAESSLLDLHSRLNRLVLGHPRTADGLVPLAADAEAPLRQLLALLGDLPDPWSRWLRHGDASWTSWARRDPQLLQWSLHRQPLDPLAAVPGLLLQRGAVLVGQLGAEWSPRGLLGREADVVVDLGDPPLADPLPLYAPLRQPLPNSPCYGEHLLEQSRRLVLGQAGLSVVLVDDDALRLALASGLAAEFGSRVVQEHTAPESNGVVCCRWNWWLAHQNRLPLPDQLIVALLPIASLEDPLTAAQVQHLRLQGRDWFRERLLPDGITRLQLAVAGLRRRGGRLAILDGRLRGRSWGQAVLAALEPWLNLTRLLPH
- a CDS encoding DUF2839 domain-containing protein produces the protein MGEAKRRQIQGLPPRQAKAGQSGADTSPRITSWLPLNRDQANRFVTITTKGAWIGIAALVIFWLTVRFIGPAAGWWTLADG